The Lycium barbarum isolate Lr01 chromosome 12, ASM1917538v2, whole genome shotgun sequence genome includes a region encoding these proteins:
- the LOC132621477 gene encoding uncharacterized protein LOC132621477, with the protein MEKQTDSTKKESENSKLEGLPVDTSPYTQYKDLEDYKKQGYGTQGHQQPNPGRGAASSTDAPTLSGGGGSASANSQLSATDTVNRQGVP; encoded by the coding sequence ATGGAGAAGCAAACAGATAGTACTAAAAAGGAATCAGAAAACAGTAAATTAGAAGGATTGCCTGTGGATACAAGTCCTTACACACAGTATAAGGATTTGGAGGATTACAAGAAACAGGGCTATGGAACACAGGGCCATCAACAACCAAATCCTGGCCGTGGTGCTGCCAGTTCCACTGATGCCCCTACACTCTCTGGTGGTGGTGGATCTGCCTCTGCTAACTCTCAGCTTTCTGCTACTGATACCGTCAATCGCCAGGGTGTCCCTTAA
- the LOC132624708 gene encoding probable membrane-associated kinase regulator 1, whose translation MMKNTRESEEIVLLKEEEEEEEDDEEALSLCDLPNNEENQTKKEACGSTSEVQLEDFDFNSCGGNMLKESEMCTADEIFYQGQILPLRHSVSLPSDRPNCCSNDANSSSRSSSIRSQRSSSSGSSSNFSTTCSKYKPKVRNQFHSHPSPTPQVRFSKSAIQSNVNNSSRKSTLWSLFRVGLVTTPEIALQDLKNRSNKDNSGSRNSTSSSSSGSFNNNDNTMRIILSKKKKQRFSLGSCKCSANAVETVPSNVLIMNSKSTITKTRKETSRDHEHEDKKDSSENIKATKKQAMSRHRTFEWLKQLSLEGPSDET comes from the coding sequence ATGATGAAAAATACGAGGGAAAGCGAAGAAATAGTTCTtctcaaagaagaagaagaggaagaagaagacgaCGAAGAAGCATTATCACTATGTGATCTTCCAAACAATGAAGAGAACCAAACAAAGAAAGAAGCTTGTGGAAGTACTAGTGAAGTCCAATTAGAAGATTTTGATTTTAACTCTTGTGGTGGTAATATGTTGAAAGAGTCAGAGATGTGCACGGCAGATGAAATTTTCTACCAAGGCCAAATCTTGCCTTTGCGTCATTCAGTTAGTTTGCCGAGTGATCGGCCTAATTGTTGTAGTAATGACGCAAATTCAAGCAGTAGAAGTAGTAGTATTCGAAGCCAGCGTTCATCTAGCAGTGGCAGTTCTTCTAATTTCAGCACTACGTGTTCAAAATACAAGCCTAAAGTTCGAAACCAATTTCATTctcatcctagtccaacaccccAGGTTCGATTTTCAAAGTCAGCGATTCAATCAAACGTCAACAATTCAAGTCGAAAATCTACATTGTGGAGTCTTTTTCGTGTTGGTCTAGTGACAACACCTGAAATTGCATTACAAGATCTTAAAAACAGAAGCAACAAGGATAATTCAGGAAGTCGAAATAGCACGAGCAGTAGTAGCAGTGGCAGCTTCAACAATAATGATAATACGATGAGAATTATACTAAGCAAGAAAAAGAAACAGAGGTTTTCTCTTGGTAGCTGCAAATGTTCAGCAAATGCAGTAGAAACAGTTCCTTCAAATGTACTGATCATGAACAGTAAAAGTACAATTACGAAAACAAGAAAGGAGACCAGCAGGGACCATGAACATGAAGATAAGAAGGATTCATCGGAGAATATCAAAGCGACAAAAAAGCAAGCAATGTCACGTCATCGAACGTTTGAATGGTTAAAGCAACTTTCACTAGAAGGTCCATCTGATGaaacataa